A genomic window from Elaeis guineensis isolate ETL-2024a chromosome 3, EG11, whole genome shotgun sequence includes:
- the LOC140856498 gene encoding copper transporter 5.1-like, which produces MMHMTFYWGKTVTILFESWRTESWLGYALSLLALFLAAAFYQYMEDRRIRLKIFVRSKPCPSPPSVETALLLPAAPARPWAPARLASSILFGINSAIGYLLMLAVMSFNGGVFIAVVVGLAAGYLLFRSGGEEELFALENRCASA; this is translated from the coding sequence ATGATGCACATGACCTTCTACTGGGGCAAAACGGTAACTATCCTCTTCGAGTCGTGGCGCACGGAGTCGTGGTTGGGTTATGCCCTCAGCCTCCTCGCCCTCTTCCTCGCCGCCGCCTTCTACCAGTACATGGAGGACCGTCGGATCCGCCTCAAGATTTTCGTCCGATCCAAGCCCTGTCCATCGCCGCCGTCCGTCGAGACCGCACTCCTCCTCCCAGCCGCCCCCGCCCGGCCGTGGGCTCCGGCGAGGCTCGCCTCCTCCATCCTCTTCGGGATCAACTCGGCCATCGGGTACCTCCTTATGCTTGCCGTGATGTCCTTCAACGGCGGCGTCTTCATCGCCGTCGTCGTGGGGCTCGCCGCCGGGTATCTGTTATTTAGGAGCGGAGGGGAGGAGGAACTGTTTGCGTTGGAGAACCGCTGTGCTTCCGCTTGA
- the LOC140856499 gene encoding copper transporter 5.1-like has protein sequence MIKAKGTKLNKITHPTLPTSGLGIFIAFRDPSLPTSLRSGQLPSFRVSASRLLCFSLYFATLPLHLLYARMMHMTFYWGKTVTILFDSWRTESWLGYALSLLALFLAAAFYQYMEARRIRLKIFVRSKPCPSPPSVETALLLPAAPARPWAPARLASSILFGINSAIGYLLMLAVMSFNGGVFIAVVVGLAAGYLLFRSGGEEELFALENRCASA, from the coding sequence ATGATAAAAGCCAAGGGCACTAAATTAAACAAGATTACCCACCCCACTCTCCCAACCTCCGGTCTCGGCATATTTATCGCCTTCCGAGATCCGTCTCTCCCCACTTCCCTTCGCAGCGGTCAGCTTCCGAGTTTCCGGGTATCAGCTTCCCGATTGCTTTGCTTCTCCCTGTACTTCGCCACTTTGCCCCTCCATTTACTCTACGCCAGGATGATGCACATGACTTTCTACTGGGGCAAAACGGTAACTATCCTCTTCGACTCGTGGCGCACCGAGTCGTGGCTGGGTTATGCCCTCAGCCTCCTCGCCCTCTTCCTCGCCGCCGCCTTCTACCAGTACATGGAGGCCCGTCGGATCCGCCTCAAGATTTTCGTCCGATCCAAGCCCTGTCCATCGCCGCCGTCCGTCGAGACCGCACTCCTCCTCCCAGCCGCCCCCGCCCGGCCGTGGGCTCCGGCGAGGCTCGCCTCCTCCATCCTCTTCGGGATCAACTCGGCCATCGGGTACCTCCTTATGCTTGCCGTGATGTCCTTCAACGGCGGCGTCTTCATCGCCGTCGTCGTGGGGCTCGCCGCCGGGTATCTGTTATTTAGGAGCGGAGGGGAGGAGGAACTGTTTGCGTTGGAGAACCGCTGTGCTTCCGCTTGA